The Crocosphaera subtropica ATCC 51142 genome includes a window with the following:
- a CDS encoding aminotransferase class I/II-fold pyridoxal phosphate-dependent enzyme, producing MTISSDSFFARQDTTPLIDVLTTLKNKPDAAFYVPGHKRGQGISDPLLSLLGETVFQADLPELPELGNLFAPDEAVAKAQILASEAFGADQTWFLVNGSTCGIIAAIVATCGPGDKVIVPRNAHQSVIMGLIVSGAVPIFLNPEYDPTWDLALSITPKALEAALKEHSDVKAVLLVYPTYHGVCGDIESIVAITHRYNIPLLVDEAHGAHFNFHKALPPSALSMGADLSVQSTHKVLSAMTQASMLHLQGDRIDPQRVSQALQLVQSTSPSYLLLASLDGARQQMALQGERLLTQTIELSKLAVEKIKEINKLSVLELKEKRPGFHDLDITRLTVNVTGLGITGLEVDDIFREKLEVTAELPMLSHLAFIISIGNTKQDIYKLIDAFTNLNNYFFSSSNCLFSSSSHLLNPSPWKLSPRDAFFSPKKSVKIEQSIGKISGELICPYPPGIPVLMPGEMITSEAITYLRQIQQLGGMISGCTDTTLKKINVVID from the coding sequence ATGACAATATCATCAGATTCCTTTTTTGCTCGCCAAGACACAACACCACTCATTGATGTTTTAACCACGTTAAAAAACAAGCCAGATGCTGCTTTTTATGTTCCCGGCCATAAACGTGGACAAGGAATTAGTGATCCTTTGCTGTCTTTGTTAGGGGAAACTGTGTTTCAAGCTGACTTACCAGAATTGCCAGAATTGGGGAATTTATTTGCCCCTGATGAGGCGGTTGCTAAAGCCCAAATCCTAGCATCGGAAGCTTTTGGTGCTGATCAAACTTGGTTTCTGGTTAATGGGTCAACCTGTGGCATTATTGCTGCCATTGTGGCAACTTGTGGCCCTGGAGATAAAGTTATTGTACCCCGTAATGCCCATCAATCTGTCATTATGGGTTTAATTGTTTCTGGGGCAGTTCCCATTTTTCTGAATCCTGAATACGATCCTACTTGGGATCTCGCCCTGAGCATCACCCCAAAGGCTTTAGAAGCAGCCTTAAAAGAACATTCTGACGTTAAAGCGGTTTTGTTGGTGTATCCTACCTATCACGGGGTTTGTGGAGACATTGAGTCCATCGTAGCTATCACCCATCGTTATAATATTCCATTACTGGTAGATGAGGCTCATGGGGCGCATTTTAACTTTCATAAGGCTTTACCCCCTTCGGCTTTATCGATGGGAGCAGATTTGAGCGTACAATCGACTCATAAGGTACTATCTGCTATGACTCAAGCTTCTATGTTACATTTACAGGGCGATCGCATTGATCCCCAAAGAGTTAGTCAGGCCTTACAATTAGTCCAGTCTACCAGTCCCAGTTATTTATTATTAGCTTCTTTGGACGGGGCAAGACAACAAATGGCTTTACAAGGAGAAAGGTTATTAACTCAAACCATCGAATTATCAAAATTAGCTGTTGAAAAAATTAAGGAAATTAACAAGTTATCGGTTTTAGAATTAAAAGAAAAACGTCCAGGATTTCATGATTTAGATATTACTCGTTTAACGGTTAATGTTACTGGTTTGGGGATAACTGGTTTAGAAGTTGATGATATTTTTCGAGAAAAATTGGAAGTCACTGCTGAATTACCCATGTTGTCTCACCTAGCTTTTATTATTTCTATTGGTAATACTAAACAGGATATTTACAAGTTAATTGATGCTTTCACAAATCTGAATAATTATTTTTTTTCATCTTCTAACTGCCTATTTTCTTCCTCCTCTCATCTCCTTAACCCATCTCCTTGGAAATTATCCCCCCGTGATGCTTTTTTTTCTCCTAAAAAGTCAGTCAAAATTGAGCAAAGTATTGGCAAAATTAGTGGAGAATTAATTTGTCCTTATCCCCCAGGTATTCCTGTCTTAATGCCAGGAGAAATGATTACCAGTGAAGCCATCACTTACCTAAGACAAATACAACAGCTAGGGGGAATGATTTCTGGTTGTACTGATACAACTTTAAAGAAGATTAATGTAGTTATTGATTAA
- a CDS encoding DUF3318 domain-containing protein, protein MSIDAEISRLLDIMPASGRMLTKIVSKPQQSKVIDAPFAPPWNRESRPIYINFDLWRRLPRGQRDLLILRATNHLISIRWFKPDVNQLIVLAGIIGFVVETGQGDAMGMLIAAGLTAISARQIWRDNKSVQRELDTDEAALKVALRRGYTEVEAAKYLLEGIENAAKLEGRSILNFTELIRTQHLKSLANLSTVDVPEHINQ, encoded by the coding sequence ATGAGTATTGATGCTGAGATTAGTCGTTTATTAGATATTATGCCCGCTTCTGGAAGGATGTTAACTAAAATTGTTAGCAAACCCCAGCAGTCAAAAGTTATTGATGCACCATTTGCCCCTCCTTGGAATCGAGAAAGCCGTCCTATTTATATTAACTTTGATTTATGGCGACGGCTACCAAGAGGCCAAAGGGATTTATTAATTTTAAGGGCTACCAATCATTTAATTAGTATTCGTTGGTTTAAACCGGATGTTAATCAGTTGATTGTCTTAGCTGGAATCATTGGATTCGTGGTTGAAACCGGACAAGGGGATGCTATGGGAATGCTTATTGCTGCTGGCTTAACGGCCATTTCAGCGAGACAAATTTGGCGAGATAATAAAAGTGTTCAACGAGAATTGGATACGGATGAAGCTGCCCTAAAAGTCGCCTTAAGACGAGGTTATACTGAGGTAGAAGCAGCTAAATATCTTCTAGAAGGTATAGAAAATGCTGCAAAATTAGAAGGCCGTTCCATTTTGAATTTTACTGAATTGATTCGCACTCAACACCTCAAATCTTTAGCGAATCTTTCTACGGTTGATGTACCTGAACACATTAATCAATAA
- the folB gene encoding dihydroneopterin aldolase → MDFIEVSGIRCYGYTGYLPEEQVLGQWFEVDLILGVDLKDAGISDNLDDTSDYRQAIAIVKNHIKTTKVALIEKLTEMIAQEILSLPNVNHVRIRLTKLAPPIPDFPGNITIDITRKKD, encoded by the coding sequence ATGGATTTTATTGAAGTGAGTGGCATTCGTTGTTACGGTTATACAGGCTATTTACCGGAAGAGCAAGTTTTGGGACAATGGTTTGAAGTGGATTTAATTTTAGGGGTAGATTTAAAAGACGCTGGTATCAGTGATAATCTCGATGATACCTCAGATTATCGACAGGCGATCGCCATCGTTAAAAATCATATTAAAACAACCAAAGTGGCACTTATTGAAAAGTTAACAGAAATGATCGCTCAAGAGATTCTTTCTTTACCAAACGTTAATCATGTTAGGATACGTTTAACTAAATTAGCACCTCCCATTCCCGATTTTCCTGGCAATATTACCATTGATATAACTCGCAAAAAGGATTAG
- a CDS encoding rhomboid family intramembrane serine protease — protein MSHSPNNNLSREVKTQITILGSFVSIFWITELIDIFFLKGRLNQYGIQPHSLIGLRGILFAPFLHGDLPHLISNTIPFLGLGWLVMLQETSDFWIVTILTMIVGGLGVWLFAAPTSIHIGASILIFGYLGFLLLRGYFQRNFISIFLSVLVAFLYGGLVLGVLPTASGISWQGHLFGFLGGILAAKLIANEKRFYK, from the coding sequence ATGAGTCACTCACCGAATAATAATCTTTCCCGTGAAGTCAAAACTCAGATTACTATTTTAGGCAGTTTTGTCAGTATTTTTTGGATAACTGAACTTATTGACATTTTTTTCTTAAAAGGAAGGTTAAATCAATATGGAATTCAACCTCATAGTTTAATCGGTTTACGAGGTATTCTATTTGCCCCATTTTTGCATGGAGATTTGCCCCATTTAATTAGTAATACCATCCCTTTTTTAGGGTTAGGATGGTTAGTCATGTTACAAGAAACTAGCGATTTCTGGATCGTTACGATTTTAACGATGATAGTAGGAGGATTAGGAGTCTGGTTGTTTGCTGCGCCGACTTCTATCCATATCGGTGCTAGTATTTTGATTTTTGGCTACTTAGGCTTTTTATTATTGAGGGGTTATTTTCAGCGCAATTTTATCTCGATTTTTTTGTCTGTTTTAGTGGCTTTTCTGTATGGAGGATTAGTATTAGGAGTCTTACCTACAGCATCAGGAATTTCTTGGCAAGGTCACTTATTTGGCTTTTTAGGTGGAATTTTAGCAGCTAAATTAATCGCTAATGAAAAGCGATTTTATAAATAA
- a CDS encoding DUF3352 domain-containing protein, translating to MSTNNKSGLGCLPIMGLTAIVAAGSAGVYYYFQGELPFLPSQNITPLVAAEVIPESAFASSYFSTNEKAWQQLSRYGTPQAKQNIQTRIDRWNNENLANKNISFEKDIQPWIDGVTIAFLSSRQTSPIPETVQPLMVVGVRNKIKAKQFFDKLKREENVSVETRNYQEVTIKQVKDPSGKNFSFALLDNRLVIAEKDYTIETAIDSFQGASSYADQPEVQDLLKQSLSIKNPLLNIYIPNYGGSIKKILENTQKPLPENSLKQLDEVESILIGIGAEKQGLHLQAIANLNPDQIDKIPDAVPNNILSEFPGDTFLLANGYRIDQGWNQLVEKAKEDQEVNRVVREIRNGFREINLDADREVFNWMNGEFGLGMIELDRGGIANLGVGGMILLETSDRQIASNTLDKLTKLANDNNFTVNERNLKGIDVVEWMFPLQGVILSYGWLDNQNLMVTVGTSFEIIQNSKQQETILENPNFQEIKSLLPSQNLGYFYVNFSQVSQQLNQFPGERIPAESQSILDSAKGLGITVSFPDDSIGQFDAFLSLPSQE from the coding sequence ATGTCAACTAACAATAAATCTGGTTTGGGCTGTCTTCCTATAATGGGATTAACGGCAATTGTAGCAGCAGGAAGTGCAGGAGTTTATTATTATTTTCAAGGGGAATTACCATTTCTTCCGAGTCAAAATATCACCCCTTTAGTGGCAGCAGAAGTCATTCCTGAATCAGCGTTTGCCAGTAGTTATTTTTCTACCAATGAGAAAGCCTGGCAACAATTATCTCGCTATGGAACTCCTCAAGCAAAACAAAATATTCAAACTCGTATTGATCGATGGAATAACGAAAATCTTGCTAATAAAAATATCTCTTTTGAAAAGGATATTCAACCTTGGATAGATGGAGTCACAATTGCTTTTCTTTCTTCTCGACAAACATCCCCAATTCCTGAAACTGTTCAGCCTTTAATGGTTGTTGGTGTTAGAAATAAAATAAAGGCAAAACAATTTTTTGATAAGCTTAAAAGAGAAGAAAATGTTAGCGTAGAAACTAGGAACTATCAAGAGGTTACCATTAAACAAGTAAAAGATCCTTCTGGAAAGAATTTTAGCTTTGCTCTTTTAGATAATCGCTTAGTAATAGCAGAAAAAGATTATACAATTGAGACAGCGATTGATAGTTTCCAAGGAGCATCTTCCTATGCTGATCAACCGGAGGTCCAAGACTTATTAAAACAGTCTCTATCCATTAAAAATCCCCTTTTGAATATTTATATCCCTAATTATGGAGGAAGCATAAAAAAAATATTGGAAAATACTCAGAAACCGCTTCCAGAAAACAGCTTAAAACAATTAGATGAAGTGGAATCTATTTTAATTGGAATCGGTGCAGAAAAACAGGGATTACATTTACAAGCGATCGCTAATCTTAACCCCGATCAGATCGACAAAATTCCCGATGCAGTACCCAATAATATCTTATCAGAATTTCCTGGGGACACCTTCCTCTTAGCGAATGGTTACCGAATCGATCAAGGGTGGAATCAATTGGTAGAAAAAGCTAAAGAGGATCAAGAAGTAAATCGTGTGGTAAGAGAAATTCGTAACGGATTTCGTGAGATTAATTTAGATGCAGATCGAGAGGTTTTTAATTGGATGAACGGAGAATTTGGATTAGGAATGATAGAGTTAGATCGGGGAGGAATTGCTAATTTAGGCGTGGGGGGAATGATCCTGTTAGAAACCAGCGATCGCCAAATAGCAAGTAATACCTTAGACAAGTTAACGAAGTTAGCCAATGATAATAATTTCACGGTAAATGAAAGAAATCTTAAAGGAATTGACGTAGTAGAATGGATGTTTCCCTTACAAGGTGTAATCTTGTCTTATGGATGGTTAGATAATCAGAATTTAATGGTAACAGTAGGAACTTCTTTTGAGATAATACAAAATTCAAAACAACAAGAAACTATACTAGAAAATCCCAATTTTCAAGAAATTAAATCCCTTTTACCATCTCAGAATTTAGGCTATTTTTATGTCAATTTCTCCCAAGTTTCACAACAATTAAATCAGTTTCCTGGTGAGAGAATACCAGCAGAAAGTCAATCCATTCTAGACTCTGCGAAAGGACTAGGAATAACGGTCAGTTTTCCTGATGATTCTATTGGTCAATTCGATGCCTTTTTATCCCTTCCCTCCCAAGAATAA
- a CDS encoding 3'(2'),5'-bisphosphate nucleotidase, with translation MSYQPEKQLALKIVKQAAKLCQRVQQTQGRKAVQKADTSPVTVADFGAQAILCQGLMEAFPNDPVIGEEDATLLQQPELEGVRRQIIEQVQHSIPAATPEKVIDWINWGNGKVAQRYWTLDPIDGTKGFIRGDQYAVALALVEEGEVKLGVLACPAFPREDNGKGVIFLAIRGQGAVEMPLDGETAQQIKVDPSSNFEQLYRIESVESVHSDRQVQTAIDQRLGLTSIAKQMDSLAKYGAIARGDAHVYTRVPLPQFEGKKENIWDHAAGVIIVEEAGGRVTDLDGKPLDFSVGAKLSNNRGVLATNSVIHSQVLAAIQQEQ, from the coding sequence ATGAGTTATCAACCAGAAAAACAATTAGCCTTGAAGATAGTCAAACAAGCAGCTAAACTCTGTCAACGAGTTCAACAAACTCAAGGCCGAAAAGCGGTTCAAAAAGCAGATACCAGTCCCGTAACAGTGGCAGATTTTGGGGCGCAAGCTATTTTATGTCAAGGGTTAATGGAGGCGTTTCCTAATGATCCTGTCATCGGGGAAGAAGATGCCACCTTACTGCAACAACCAGAGTTAGAAGGGGTTCGCCGTCAAATTATTGAACAGGTACAGCACAGTATTCCCGCCGCTACCCCAGAAAAGGTGATTGATTGGATTAACTGGGGTAATGGAAAAGTCGCACAACGTTATTGGACGCTAGATCCCATCGATGGCACAAAGGGGTTTATTCGGGGGGATCAATATGCTGTAGCCTTGGCTTTAGTGGAAGAAGGAGAAGTGAAATTAGGGGTATTAGCTTGTCCTGCCTTTCCTAGAGAAGATAATGGTAAAGGGGTGATTTTCTTGGCTATTCGGGGTCAAGGGGCAGTAGAAATGCCCTTAGACGGGGAAACGGCTCAACAGATCAAGGTTGATCCTTCGTCTAATTTTGAACAATTATATCGGATCGAAAGTGTGGAATCCGTTCATAGCGATCGCCAAGTCCAAACCGCTATCGATCAACGTTTAGGGTTAACTTCTATCGCAAAACAGATGGACTCTTTAGCTAAATATGGAGCGATCGCCAGAGGAGATGCTCATGTATATACGAGAGTCCCTTTACCTCAATTTGAAGGCAAGAAAGAAAACATCTGGGATCATGCCGCCGGAGTGATTATCGTAGAAGAAGCTGGAGGCAGGGTAACAGATTTAGATGGGAAGCCCTTAGATTTTTCTGTGGGGGCAAAATTAAGCAATAATCGTGGTGTTCTAGCCACTAATTCCGTAATTCATTCCCAGGTTTTAGCAGCCATTCAGCAAGAACAATAA
- a CDS encoding UDP-N-acetylmuramoyl-tripeptide--D-alanyl-D-alanine ligase, protein MILSEIPNILSNSLKEISQPLSNKLINEINTDTRNITENDIFLALKGDKFDGHLFAEKAIDKGAIALILNHKISVNSTKKIPQIIVKDTLIAYQEIANWWRNKVKIPIIGITGSVGKTTTKELISAVLGVYGKVHKTQANYNNEIGVPKTLLAITTSDDYAVIEMAMRARGEIALLSQIACPTIGIITNVGTAHIGRLGSREAIAEAKCELLAEMPTDSIAILNHDDQRLMETAAKVWQGKTITYGLEGGDITGKVLENQILRVKGMDFPLPLPGRHNALNYLAALAVTQQLNLDWHPLIQGVTVNLPQGRSQQYSLENDIILLDETYNAGLESMKAALQLLKDTPGKRHLAVLGTMKELGDASAQLHQEVGETAETLGIDGLYILVDDPEAQAIAQGVKTVETECFPTHEQLIQRLTEIIKPGDRILFKASNSVGLNRVVEAVHNVISHQT, encoded by the coding sequence ATGATTCTCAGTGAAATCCCAAATATTTTGTCTAATAGCTTAAAAGAAATATCTCAACCTTTATCCAACAAATTAATCAATGAAATAAATACAGATACTCGGAATATAACAGAGAATGATATTTTTTTAGCTTTAAAGGGGGATAAATTCGATGGTCACCTGTTTGCTGAAAAAGCAATTGATAAGGGGGCGATTGCGCTAATACTTAATCACAAAATATCTGTAAATTCTACTAAGAAAATACCCCAGATTATTGTTAAAGATACTTTAATTGCCTATCAAGAAATTGCAAATTGGTGGCGAAATAAGGTTAAGATTCCTATTATCGGTATAACAGGTTCGGTGGGGAAAACCACCACAAAAGAATTAATATCTGCGGTGTTAGGGGTTTACGGAAAAGTTCATAAAACCCAAGCTAACTACAACAACGAAATCGGTGTACCTAAAACCCTATTAGCCATCACAACAAGTGATGATTATGCTGTGATTGAAATGGCCATGCGCGCAAGAGGAGAAATTGCCCTATTAAGTCAAATTGCTTGCCCTACCATTGGCATCATTACCAATGTGGGGACAGCCCATATTGGACGACTGGGATCACGAGAGGCGATCGCTGAGGCAAAATGTGAATTATTGGCGGAAATGCCTACGGATAGCATTGCCATCCTCAACCATGATGATCAACGACTTATGGAAACAGCAGCTAAGGTGTGGCAGGGGAAAACCATTACCTATGGATTGGAAGGGGGTGATATTACGGGAAAAGTGCTAGAAAATCAAATCTTAAGGGTAAAAGGAATGGATTTTCCTTTACCGTTACCCGGTCGTCACAATGCTTTAAATTATTTAGCTGCTTTAGCGGTGACCCAACAGTTAAATTTAGACTGGCATCCTTTGATCCAAGGGGTGACAGTTAACCTTCCTCAAGGGCGATCGCAACAATATTCCCTAGAAAACGATATTATTCTCCTAGACGAAACCTATAACGCTGGTTTAGAATCCATGAAAGCAGCCCTACAACTGCTCAAAGATACACCAGGTAAGCGTCATTTAGCGGTTCTTGGTACGATGAAGGAACTGGGGGACGCATCAGCCCAGTTACATCAGGAAGTCGGGGAAACGGCTGAAACATTGGGGATTGATGGTCTTTATATCCTAGTGGATGACCCAGAAGCCCAAGCCATTGCTCAAGGGGTTAAGACGGTTGAAACCGAGTGTTTCCCCACCCACGAACAATTGATACAACGGTTAACCGAAATTATTAAACCTGGCGATCGCATTTTATTTAAAGCGTCCAATTCTGTCGGTTTAAATCGTGTTGTCGAAGCAGTCCATAATGTAATCAGTCATCAGACATAA
- a CDS encoding sensor histidine kinase translates to MFQATRRRLALWYTAVTAILLLLFATGVFFYVRSTLVERVDDTLKHVVEVVNRSLVIESVSLSQGRYQVNVEASFRDNAEAVEDDHIDLEWFNPQGDLVWSTFSDPPMIPLHLNRRAETVHISGDRILRQVTARINLERYILGYLRVSHPWFEVTKPIRQLSVDLALGTLITIIIVGFIGWFLSGLAIQPIRDSYQSLKQFTADASHELRNPIATIQTNVQMALAYGNTDPQVQQRQLKVVERLTKRLGNLVNDLLFLARSDSGMLQARQQKIPLDALLIEVIEEQRMFAQQKNIFLSLHIVEPDNHDDDNFSLSGDWDQLARLFTNLISNGLEHTFSGDKLSEKNHQEASVEVELQRIKRDRLHQLQVKVKDRGKGVPETALNHLFDRFYQVDPSRKSAGGSGLGLAIAKAIVDNHNGQIKVESELGKGTTFTVILPILKL, encoded by the coding sequence ATGTTTCAAGCGACACGCCGTCGTTTAGCCCTATGGTACACTGCGGTTACAGCTATTTTGCTCCTTCTGTTTGCTACAGGAGTCTTTTTTTATGTTCGGAGTACCTTAGTCGAACGGGTGGATGACACCCTAAAGCACGTTGTGGAGGTGGTTAACCGTTCTTTAGTTATCGAGTCTGTTTCCCTTTCTCAAGGACGCTATCAGGTCAACGTAGAAGCTAGTTTTCGAGACAATGCAGAAGCAGTAGAAGATGATCATATTGATCTTGAATGGTTTAACCCTCAAGGAGATTTAGTTTGGTCAACTTTTAGTGATCCTCCCATGATTCCCCTTCATCTTAACCGACGAGCCGAAACCGTTCATATTAGTGGCGATCGCATTCTGAGGCAAGTTACTGCAAGAATCAATTTAGAGCGTTATATTTTAGGGTATTTACGGGTTAGTCATCCTTGGTTTGAGGTGACAAAACCTATTCGTCAACTTAGTGTTGATTTGGCTTTAGGAACCTTAATTACGATTATTATTGTCGGGTTTATTGGTTGGTTTTTATCCGGTTTAGCGATTCAACCGATTCGAGATTCTTATCAAAGTTTAAAACAATTTACGGCGGATGCTTCCCATGAGTTAAGAAACCCCATTGCTACTATTCAAACCAATGTACAAATGGCTTTGGCCTATGGAAATACTGATCCTCAAGTCCAGCAAAGACAGTTAAAAGTCGTAGAAAGATTGACCAAACGCTTAGGAAACTTGGTAAATGATTTATTATTTTTAGCTCGATCCGATAGTGGAATGTTACAAGCTAGACAGCAAAAGATTCCTTTAGATGCTTTATTAATTGAAGTAATAGAAGAACAACGAATGTTTGCTCAACAGAAGAATATTTTTCTTTCATTACATATTGTTGAGCCTGACAATCATGATGACGATAATTTTAGTTTATCTGGGGATTGGGATCAATTGGCTCGTTTATTTACTAATTTAATTAGTAATGGATTAGAGCATACTTTTTCTGGGGACAAGCTATCAGAAAAAAATCATCAAGAGGCTTCCGTTGAGGTAGAATTACAACGAATCAAGCGCGATCGCTTACATCAGTTACAGGTTAAAGTAAAAGATAGAGGGAAAGGAGTTCCTGAAACAGCTTTAAATCATTTATTTGATCGATTTTATCAAGTTGATCCGTCTCGAAAAAGTGCAGGGGGTTCGGGGTTAGGACTAGCGATCGCTAAAGCCATTGTTGATAATCATAACGGACAAATTAAAGTGGAAAGTGAGTTAGGAAAAGGAACAACATTTACAGTTATTTTGCCAATTTTAAAATTATAA
- a CDS encoding sulfotransferase, translated as MTSLRESIRHLKNDIIYRYYHFRIDSNDDPYQVVMKKEPYKVLFILSHMRSGSSLLTHILISNPAIKGYGESHIQYQSEADLKSLMYKIYFHNQEFTNFQDLEKLRMNHSYILDKLLHDKKLLNKNLLKLENFYFIFLIREPQRSLMSMLDHKPHWTEKNAVNYYTQRLSSLSEYAQIIHSKERSLFLTHNQLIHETDKTLKSLQSFLKTTEIFSENYEVLNTTGKRNVGDFKENIRSGRIIRKNREINIDISQESLQEAMDAYGKYQLELSQTCTIIDS; from the coding sequence ATGACCAGTTTACGAGAATCTATTAGACATCTTAAAAACGATATTATTTATCGATATTATCATTTTAGGATTGATAGCAATGATGATCCTTATCAAGTTGTTATGAAAAAAGAGCCTTATAAGGTTCTTTTTATTTTAAGTCATATGCGTTCTGGCTCATCTTTATTAACCCACATTTTAATTTCTAATCCAGCGATTAAAGGTTACGGGGAGAGTCATATTCAATATCAGTCAGAAGCTGATTTAAAATCATTAATGTATAAAATATATTTTCATAATCAAGAATTCACTAATTTCCAAGACTTAGAAAAATTGCGGATGAATCATAGCTATATTTTAGATAAACTTTTACATGACAAAAAATTATTAAACAAAAATCTTTTAAAATTAGAGAATTTTTATTTTATTTTTTTAATTAGAGAACCCCAAAGGAGTTTAATGAGTATGCTGGATCATAAACCCCATTGGACTGAAAAAAATGCAGTTAATTACTATACTCAACGCTTATCAAGTTTATCAGAATATGCTCAAATTATTCATAGTAAAGAGCGGAGTCTTTTCTTGACTCATAATCAATTAATTCATGAAACAGATAAAACATTGAAGTCCTTGCAAAGTTTCTTAAAAACTACTGAGATATTTTCAGAAAATTATGAAGTTTTAAACACTACTGGAAAGCGTAATGTAGGGGATTTTAAAGAGAATATTCGCTCCGGTCGAATTATTCGGAAAAATAGAGAGATAAATATTGATATTTCTCAAGAATCTCTTCAAGAAGCTATGGATGCTTATGGGAAATATCAATTAGAATTATCTCAAACATGTACCATTATCGATTCTTAA
- a CDS encoding sulfotransferase family 2 domain-containing protein — translation MIISHKYKYIFLKTTKTAGTSIEISLSRFCGSDDIITPLTSVDERIRQELGVMPQNYENYTRYLDPWEYRLEDINRLITERKIPKINTTFYNHMSASRVKRGIGSKIWYSYYKFCFVRNPWDKAISRYYWNMKKQGKIETLDESLQRNNPNDNFEIYTMKNRLAVDYVGKYETLMEDLEKISKKLNIPFDGWMPNAKGNVRNDKRHYSEVLNQEQREFIRKKCQQEISLFGYEF, via the coding sequence ATGATCATCTCTCACAAATATAAATATATTTTCTTAAAAACAACTAAAACAGCCGGTACGAGTATCGAAATTTCTCTATCACGATTTTGTGGTAGTGATGATATAATCACCCCCTTAACCTCTGTTGATGAAAGAATTAGACAAGAGTTGGGAGTTATGCCACAAAACTATGAAAATTATACGCGTTATCTTGATCCTTGGGAGTATAGACTAGAAGATATAAATCGTTTAATAACAGAAAGAAAAATTCCTAAAATCAATACGACATTTTATAATCATATGTCTGCTAGCCGAGTAAAAAGGGGAATCGGTTCAAAAATTTGGTATAGTTACTACAAATTTTGTTTTGTTCGTAATCCTTGGGATAAAGCCATTTCTCGATATTATTGGAATATGAAAAAACAGGGTAAAATAGAAACTTTAGACGAGTCTCTTCAACGAAATAATCCTAATGATAACTTTGAGATTTACACGATGAAAAATCGTCTTGCTGTTGATTATGTAGGTAAATATGAAACGTTAATGGAAGATTTAGAAAAAATTTCTAAAAAATTAAATATTCCTTTTGATGGATGGATGCCCAATGCCAAAGGAAATGTTCGCAATGATAAACGTCATTATTCCGAAGTATTAAATCAAGAACAAAGAGAATTTATTAGAAAGAAATGTCAACAAGAAATAAGTTTATTTGGATATGAATTCTAG